In Aedes albopictus strain Foshan chromosome 3, AalbF5, whole genome shotgun sequence, the following are encoded in one genomic region:
- the LOC109418388 gene encoding Golgi SNAP receptor complex member 1, translated as MGMSDWDALRKQARHLENDIDLKLIAFNKVGTGSSSLNSGGAADTSPLLGDHVFESLSLEIEQMLDQLSNINERMAEIPGTGAAVMHVLQRHREILHGYRQEYLKIQANHTTRMEREELLRGSGLGGTTSPSTSGLSRRDMYLKENTHLHNSSSMVNDQISIAMETKEHLTSQRQHMKRFQTRMHDISHRFPLISSLIQRINIRKRRESLILGGVIGVCTILLLLYAFH; from the exons ATGGGTATGTCGGATTGGGATG cTCTTCGGAAGCAAGCCCGTCACCTGGAGAATGACATCGACCTCAAGTTGATTGCGTTCAACAAGGTCGGGACCGGTAGTAGTTCGCTAAACTCCGGCGGCGCAGCGGACACTTCACCGCTGCTGGGGGACCATGTCTTCGAATCGCTCTCGCTCGAGATCGAACAGATGCTGGATCAGCTGTCGAACATCAACGAGCGGATGGCGGAGATCCCCGGGACCGGAGCGGCGGTCATGCACGTTCTCCAGCGGCATCGGGAAATTCTGCAT GGCTACCGGCAAGAGTATCTGAAAATTCAGGCAAATCACACTACACGAATGGAACGGGAGGAACTGTTGCGTGGATCGGGGTTGGGCGGAACGACTTCACCATCGACTTCCGGTTTGAGTCGAAGGGACATGTATTTGAAGGAGAACACACATTTGCACAA TTCGAGCTCCATGGTTAATGACCAGATTAGCATCGCAATGGAGACGAAGGAGCACTTGACTTCCCAGCGGCAGCACATGAAGCGTTTCCAAACCAGAATGCACGACATTTCACATCGTTTTCCATTGATATCCAG CCTCATTCAACGAATTAACATTCGCAAACGAAGAGAGTCACTGATCCTAGGTGGAGTGATTGGAGTCTGCACGATCCTTCTGTTACTGTATGCGTTTCACTGA
- the LOC109418389 gene encoding BCL-6 corepressor-like protein 1: MKMKLAVLLLPLLTVGTSLAITTSPIETPASKPDPSRKEKRGIFGLGAYAPAAPVYGHAFAHAHAHAHAHAFPAPAVAAPLPLPHFHDGVVVGAAVPPSGPLGPILGAHAHTHSHTVVTKKIGIPIPQPYAVPVEKPYPVPVKVHVPIPVDRPYPVAVPKPFAVPVDRPYPVPVDRPYPVPVAQPVPVPVVKHVGIPVPAPVPVAVPKAVPVPVHTPVVAAPYGPDPWVGAKLW; this comes from the exons GTGCTGCTCCTCCCGCTGCTGACGGTTGGGACCTCCTTAGCGATAACGACATCACCCATCGAGACGCCCGCATCCAAACCGGATCCCAGTCGGAAGGAGAAGCGTGGCATCTTCGGTCTGGGAGCCTACGCACCGGCGGCCCCCGTTTATGGTCACGCTTTTGCCCATGCCCACGCCCACGCTCACGCCCATGCCTTCCCAGCTCCAGCGGTGGCGGCGCCACTGCCTCTGCCTCATTTCCACGATGGTGTCGTAGTAGGCGCTGCCGTGCCACCGTCGGGCCCCCTTGGACCGATCCTGGGAGCTCACGCGCACACCCACAGCCACACGGTGGTCACCAAGAAGATTGGCATCCCCATCCCGCAGCCGTACGCCGTCCCGGTGGAAAAGCCATACCCCGTGCCGGTCAAG GTGCACGTCCCCATCCCGGTGGACCGCCCCTACCCGGTGGCTGTTCCGAAACCGTTTGCCGTTCCCGTTGACCGACCCTACCCGGTTCCCGTGGATCGTCCCTATCCGGTTCCGGTGGCCCAACCCGTCCCCGTTCCGGTGGTGAAACACGTAGGAATACCCGTTCCGGCACCGGTGCCGGTGGCCGTCCCCAAAGCGGTGCCCGTCCCGGTCCACACGCCCGTCGTGGCCGCACCGTACGGACCGGACCCATGGGTCGGTGCGAAGCTGTGGTAA